A stretch of the Porites lutea chromosome 12, jaPorLute2.1, whole genome shotgun sequence genome encodes the following:
- the LOC140921978 gene encoding required for excision 1-B domain-containing protein-like — protein sequence MTHKELIKRIFSLQEERVKVYKAFDSGFTEYLQTGPDYDFPSYRELVHNVTQTFNNISNEVIDIETKLRESGQSAISEVIRKIQLKEKEKLELTAKLQIAEQSADIDTSDEDKVEEVTTLKTSLQKLMEMIFELLDELKYEAEDILLEET from the exons ATGACCCACAAAGAGTTAATTAAGCGGATCTTTTCATTGCAAGAAGAAAGAGTCAAAGTGTACAAAGCTTTTGACAG TGGTTTTACAGAATATCTTCAAACTGGTCCTGACTATGATTTTCCATCATATCGTGAACTTGTACACAATGTAACTCAGACATTTAATAACATATCAAATGAAGTCATTGACATTGAAACAAAACTGAGGGAAAGTGGACAGAGTGCCATAAGTGAAGTCATCAGAAAAATAcagctgaaagaaaaagaaaaattagagtTG ACAGCAAAGTTGCAGATTGCAGAGCAAAGTGCTGATATTGATACATCAGATGAGGACAAGGTTGAAGAGGTTACTACCCTAAAAACAAG TTTACAGAAACTCatggaaatgatttttgaaCTTCTGGATGAACTGAAATATGAGGCTGAAGACATTTTATTGGAAGAAACATAA
- the LOC140921969 gene encoding phosphatidylinositol-glycan biosynthesis class W protein-like — MEFSRNLTYKEIHERFVSDLNGTSLMEVSLVASTAPVAVILRTFMFSLLFLNEKAKLSRWLFCFLVFVLDFSTLIVPVLLGCTVLADYIILLIATCLSLSLGVLVLCSARSYREQTHLNSQTILSFDMSGKRPFIGNFRAYVLIATAIAILAVDFVIFPRRLAKAETFGSGLMDVGVGSFIISNAIVSPEARGVSTGNTGFISPVIRSLKSSLPLLVLGIMRFISVKGSDYQEHVSEYGTHWNFFFTLVIVRVLSTMLLRLSPGRNWYGITGLALAFLYQYLLSCAGLRAFVLHGRYGNNSRRGFLDANREGLCSCAGYLALYFIGVQVGKFLFQERSTVGQWIKAFFALVTADVVFYLLLEASQLYVSPISRRMANLSFVLWQVAYNIQILSSFLFCEILITVAKLKDVLHGAVSGGCEACYPTRKQKNNPCACLVAAINRNQLLYFLLANLLTGAVNFSVQTVFCSTVKGFLIVCAYLLVLHSLVFILHLRERSFKFW, encoded by the exons ATGGAGTTTTCAAGAAACCTTACCTACAAAGAGATTCACGAGCGATTCGTGAGTGATCTAAACGGCACATCATTGATGGAAGTCAGCTTGGTTGCTAGCACCGCGCCAGTAGCGGTTATTTTAAGGACATTCATGTTCAGTCTGCTGTTTTTGAACGAGAAAGCGAAGCTGTCAAGATGGTTATTTTGCTT CTTGGTTTTTGTGTTGGATTTCTCCACTTTAATTGTTCCTGTTCTTCTTGGTTGCACTGTGCTCGCTGATTACATCATCCTGTTAATTGCCACTTGTTTATCTCTATCACTAGGAGTATTAGTTCTCTGCTCTGCGAGAAGTTACAGAGAGCAAACACATCTAAACTCTCAAACTATTCTTTCTTTTGATATGTCTGGGAAAAGACCCTTTATTGGCAACTTCAGGGCATATGTCTTGATTGCCACTGCCATAGCTATACTGGCAGTCGATTTTGTCATCTTTCCCCGGCGTCTTGCAAAAGCTGAAACTTTTGGAAGTGGACTCATGGATGTTGGAGTGGGATCATTCATAATTTCAAATGCTATTGTATCACCAGAGGCAAGAGGTGTTTCCACAGGCAATACCGGCTTTATTTCACCAGTTATAAGGTCTCTAAAGTCATCTTTACCTCTGCTAGTGCTTGGAATTATGCGGTTCATTTCAGTGAAAGGTTCAGATTATCAGGAACATGTCAGTGAATATGGCACTCACTGGAACTTCTTCTTTACCTTGGTTATTGTGAGG GTTCTATCAACAATGCTCCTCAGACTTTCACCAGGTCGTAACTGGTATGGAATAACTGGACTAGCACTTGCTTTTCTGTATCAGTATCTGCTTAGTTGTGCTGGATTGAGAGCCTTTGTTTTGCATGGTAGATATGGGAATAATTCACGCCGTGGGTTTTTGGATGCCAACCGCGAAGGTCTTTGTTCTTGTGCTGGGTATTTAGCTTTGTATTTTATTGGTGTTCAAgtaggaaaatttctctttcaGGAAAG GAGTACTGTTGGGCAGTGGATTAAAGCGTTTTTTGCCCTTGTCACAGCAGATGTTGTCTTTTATCTCTTGCTTGAAGCATCTCAACTGTACGTTAGTCCAATTTCTAGAAGAATGGCAAATTTATCCTTTGTACTCTGGCAG GTAGCCTACAACATTCAGATCCTCTCAAGCTTTTTGTTCTGCGAAATTTTAATAACCGTTGCAAAACTCAAGGATGTGCTCCATGGTGCAGTGTCTGGAGGCTGTGAAGCTTGCTATCcaacaagaaaacagaaaaacaacccTTGTGCATGCCTAGTAGCTGCTATAAATCGCAACCAATTACTGTACTTCTTACTCGCTAATCTGTTAACTGGAGCCGTGAACTTTTCTGTACAAACTGTATTCTGCTCCACAGTGAAAGGATTTTTGATAGTTTGTGCATATTTATTGGTCCTGCACTccttagtttttattttacatttacGCGAGAGAAGCTTTAAGTTTTGGTAA
- the LOC140921976 gene encoding thioredoxin domain-containing protein 12-like, producing the protein MVAMYSTFVQSFLLLLVTLILVVFRADGLLGRGFGDHIDWKTYTDGLKEAQSSHKPVMLIIHKSWCGACKALKPKFAESKEIGELSKNFVMINVEDDEEPQDTKYQIDGAYIPRIFILDSSGRVQKDIYNKNGNPSYKYYYGNAPAVVDSMKAALELMIEGVRIGDEL; encoded by the exons ATGGTGGCAATGTATTCTACTTTCGTTCAGTCCTTTCTTTTGCTTCTCGTTACACTGATCTTGGTTGTTTTCCGTGCAGATGGACTGCTAGGAAGAG GATTTGGAGATCATATAGACTGGAAGACCTATACAGATGGACTAAAAGAGGCACAATCAAG TCATAAACCTGTAATGCTGATCATTCACAAGTCGTGGTGTGGAGCGTGCAAAG CTCTGAAACCAAAATTTGCTGAGTCCAAAGAAATTGGAGAACTAAGCAAGAATTTTGTGATGATCAATGTTGAG GATGATGAGGAGCCACAGGATACCAAGTATCAAATTGATGGAGCTTACATCCCAAGGATATTTATTTTAG ACTCATCAGGCAGGGTCCAAAAGGACATTTATAACAAGAACGGAAATCCTTCATACAAATATTACTATGGAAACGCACCCGCAG TTGTAGATAGCATGAAAGCAGCCCTTGAGTTGATGATAGAAGGTGTTCGTATTGGAGACGAACTTTGA